In the Balaenoptera ricei isolate mBalRic1 chromosome 1, mBalRic1.hap2, whole genome shotgun sequence genome, ATCCTCATTCCTTTCACTGCTCACCATTGACCTtcatagggattgctttgaatctgtagatcactctGCAGAGTATTGCTTTCTTAATGATACTAaatcttccaacccatgaacatgaaaggtctttccatttacttagatcTTCCTTAGTCTCTTTCAATGAGTTTTGTCGTTTTCGGTATTCAAGTCTAGCacttttttgttagatttattcctaagcaattgttttagtgttttcttaaatttcattcctgaattgttcattgctagtgtatagaaatagaattgatttttgtgttttgattttatatcctataattttgctaaattcatttattagctgtggtAGGTTTTTTGTGGATCCTTTGAGctttttctgtatataagatcatgtcatcagTGAATTAGaaatagctttacttcttccttttcaatctggatgccttttatttgtttttcttgtctagTTTCCAGACTAGAActtccagtaaaatgttgaatgGATGTAAAAGCAgacatcttgtcttgttcctgatcacaGGGGGAAAGCTTTGTCTTTCGCCACGAAGTATGATGCTAggtgtgggtttttcatagatggcTTTTATCAGATTGATGAagtgttcccttctattcctaatcACTTTAAGCCTCAGCCACTCTCAGCTTCTATTTTAAAACACACTAGGTCCTTTTACACCTGTGCCTTTAACATGTGCTATCTTCCTCCTCATTGCAAGTTAGAATGTAACTTCTCCTGGGACAGAGGCCTTATCTTTTGAATCCTCAGCATTttccacagtacctggcacataagagATGCTCAGTAAGTGGGAGGAATGATCTATTGGTTCTCTTGCTTTCCGCCCAGTACTTTCAGGGGTAACCAagcaattctccatgaccacacCCAGTCCAGCCTCTAATCTTAAATATGCTAATGAATGTTCAGTGTGGgcaaatgctttcactttttcattcaGGTTGGATGCCTGTGAGATCCAGGTGGATGAAACCATCTTCCTGCTGGAGTCATACATCGAGAGCACCATGAAGAGACAATGACCCAGAAGAAGAGTCTTCCTCAGAAGATCTGAGGGGATTGGAAGGAAGAATAAAGGAGGTGCCTAGATGCATTCTTTGCAGTAGGATAAGTTCCAGATTCTTGTACTGAAACCCTCTCTCTATCCCTACCACCCAGAATACACCAGAAACAGtttgacatatttttttaagtttgctgATCCTGTTTTAGAATCATCACTATACTCTACCCTCATCAAATCTTGGCAGGGGAAAGAACCTTAAATCAACTAGATTAATCGTCTATCAGATGCATCAGTTCCCACCAAGAAGTCAGCTAAGGCTTTGTTTGAACATCCCTGACAGTGAGAAAAACTTCTTCCTAAGCTGTTCATTCCATTTTCAAAAGGCTACACCTGTTCTTTACTTTGTTAAACTGTaatcttaaacacacacacacacacacacaatgtaggGAATGTGAAAGACTACCACAGAGGGGGGATAAAAGCTATTTTCAGGGCTAGCAGGTGGATTGGCCCAAGCAGTCACACTAGAATCTATGGATTAAAGTTACATTTGCCAGCTCTGGGCTTCTAACACGTCTGAAATTATGTATGTGaaacacttagcacaatgcctgacatgtggtaagcactcagtaaatcaCTGCCTTCCTCTTCACCATGGTTCCTAAAAACTGGCAATTCTAACTTCTCTCTCCTAGTACCATGGATAGATGACTAATCTAGTTGACATAATGTGTCCCAGCAGCTTCAGTTTCATTTAAAGCAGGTGTTGTTTTATAATCTCTTCAGTTTCCCCTTACCGATGTTAGTTCTAATTCATTAAACATTTGAACGCCAATTAATTGCCAGCCACTATACTAGATATAATATACAAAGATAAATACAATACCATCTCTGCCTTCGAGGCACTTAccatcatttactgagcaccagttATGTGCCCAGTATGTCCCCAGGCCTtagggatgcaaagatgaatagCCTTGAGCATACAGCCTAGTGGAAGGAGACACGTAAGTACAAGGAAGTGTTGGGGGGGGGCTATAGTGGGAAAGTACCATGTACAGAGGCAATGGGGAAAAGGGTCAGGCAGGAAAGGGAGCATAGAGAAGGTGACACAATCTGTATTTTGAAAGGTGGGGATTTGCCAGGTGGAAGGGAAAAAGGATCCCAGAGGGAAGCAGAGCCTGTTTCTTGGGGGAACAGAGAATAGCATGTGACTGAAAAACAGGGCATAAGTCCTGCCAGAATTGACAGGCAGGGGCAAGGACTGGTGGGTCCTTGCTACACTGTGTTAAGTAGCTTATCTTATCCTGAGAGCAGTGGGAAGCAAAATGAgcagatttgtattttagaaagatcactctggcctCACTGTAGAGAATGAATTGGTGGAGGCAGGACTATTTAAAGACTTGTAATAGTATCTCAGGCAGAATATGAGGAAGGCTTGAACTGGGCATTGGTGGCTGGAGATTAAGACATGGATTTGAGAAAGTTTAAGGAAGTAGAATCTGCTGCACTTGGTTGCCATttgagtgaaaagaaagaaagggaaggtgggacttccctgttgttcagttgttaagaatccgccttcgaatgcaggggacgcgggctccatctctggtgggggaactaagatcccacatgctggggcaactaggcccctggcgctctggagcctgcatgccacaactagagagaagcccacaggcGGCAAcaaaagataccacatgctgcaactaagaccccacgcgaccataaataaattaaacgagaaaaaaaaaaaaaaagggaaggtgtCAAAAATGTTTCTTGGGTGTGTGGCTAAGAGACAGATGTAATTAACTAACTGGAGATGTTACCTGCTGTAACAGATAAGTGTGCCGAGTGCCGTGGAGCGGTGCTCATCGTTCCGCCCGTGGCTGGTGGGAGATGACACGTGAGTCCAGAAATCACTCAGTCTGGGGATCATTTTCCTAAACAGAAGATGGGAGGAAAAGAGGAGCTGAGGATTTGGAGGTGTTCCCCTTTGTCATTTACCTGTCACACCCCTGGATCATCCCCAAGTGTCAGGCCTAAATTTCCCCGGGGGACATCCTTCCCACCCGGCGGAAGGCTCCGAGGGGAAGCCCGCTGGGCCACTAGAGGGCGCGGAGCGGGCCGCAGAGACCCCAGAGCCGCGTTATGGCGGCGGCGCGGGTGCTTCTGTCCGGGCGCCCGGAGTCGGTGAGCTTCGCGCAGAGCGTGTGTGGCCTCCTGGGCGCCGGGCCGGGGCTCGGGCCGTGGCCCACGTACTGCGGCCTCAAGCGGGGACAACTCGTCCTCTCGGACAGGCCGTTCCCAGGCGCCTCCGCCAGGCTTCCGCTCCAGGTCCGGAGACGGGGGCACACGGGGCGGGTGCGGGGGGGGTGAAGGGCCGAAGGTAGGGACTGGGATCGGGTGGGGGCTGGAGGCGAGAGGCCTGGGGGCCAGTCGCCTGCCGTGGCCTCTTTCCCCATCGGGGTGTCGCCCAGTTTTTGAAAGACCGTCCTAGCTTCTGAGATATTAACCCCAGCGGCTCCCTCCCGCCAGCGACCCCCTTTCTGCCCTTTTCCGACCCTGGATCAgcagcccagggctcctggggCCGAGCTGCCCACGAATCGAGGTGTGGATCTGGCTGTGGCGGTCGTTCTGCAGTCCAGCGATCAGACTGTCTTGTTGACCCGAAGGACACGCACTCTCAACGTTTCCCCCAACCTCTGGGTACCCCCAGGTGAGCGGTCTGAGGACAAGGCCCTAAGTCCAGGAAAGAAATCTGCCCTTTACCCAACAGCGCTATTCCCAGTCTCAGAATGACAGAGAAGTGGGCCCAGAAATGTGGTATCAATAGGTCCCATAATCACAAGGGGCTACAACTGCATCTGTGCCCactggaggagggggtggtgtAAACAGTGAGGGAGGGTCCCTGACCAGGAACACCACCATTCACCTACTGGTCCCACTGTTGTTGCAGGTGGGCACGTGGAACCTGATGAAGAGGTAGCCAATCCACTGACCCAACCTGCACCCTGCCCTGAAGGAGGGACTACCTTGGGTGTGGGCTGAGGGAAGGGCAAACACAGGACTTGGAGGAGTCAGGCGGCGGCCTCTCTGACCTCCTGCCCCCTCACTCCCAGCTGCTGGACGGAGGACTTCGAGAGCTTTGGGAGGAGAGTGGACTACAGCTGCCCCAGGGCCAGTTCTTTTGGGTCCCTCTGGGGTTATGGGAGGTGAGACAGGGACCTGGGAGCCCTTAACAGCTTCTAACCCACCAAAGCCCAGAGAACAGCCACACTTCCCTTGATCACAGGGGACCCGATGGAGTGTGGGTGGTCTGGAGTCCCCAACCCCACGACCCTTACCCATGTCCCTCCTCCACCATTTCTACTCTCCACTTCCTCAGCTGCATTTACAAAGCCTCAAAAAGGGACAGGAAGTTCtcatttttgctgttttcttctctcttagtCTGCCTACCCTCCTAGGCTGAGCTGGGGTCtccccaaataccatcacatcatTCTCTATCTACTTGTCATCTCCCAGGAGTCACAGCAGCAGCTACAGGTAGGGCTGGCAGTAGAGGAAGGAAATGCGGCTTAGGAGGCCCAAACAAACTGGTTCCGACTATGACTAAGGAGGAGGAGTGGGAAGGTCAGAGATAACCAAGAAATCCAGTAGCCTCTCCCCTTGTCCCTGCCCCAAGTCTCTCCACTCCACCTGTGGGTAGGCTGTGATCCAGAACAGGTCTTCGGAGAGAGGCCATGACTAAGGGATCAACATGTCTGGCCCCAGGCCCGGATCCAACCAAACCCAAGAGAGGTGAGCGGCCTTATGTGGCTGGGACCAGATGTAGCAGCTGCGGTGGCTGCCACAGAGGATGGGACAGATACACCCAGACATCTTCCCCAGGACCTACCGCCTTCTGTCCTGTAAGTAGGAGCTTCTCCCTAACCCTCCAACACaccaacacatacacactgagAAGTTCATCTTCTGTCTCATCCTTCGGGGAAATTTTGTGCTGTGTGGGAGATTTAGGGAGGGAGTTGGTCAACTGATAATGAAGAGAGCACATGAGATCAAAGACACTGCCCATGATACTCCAAGGGTTCCTGCCCAACTGGCTAGCACTGAAGACCTGGGTTTCAGTCCCACTCTCTCATgggggcaagtcatttaaccctcctttctgtaaaatgaggttaacaCCCACACACCCCTCTCCTGTGGTGGTTGGGAGGATCAGATGACCCAATAGATACGGAAGTGGGCTAAGCCACAAGGCACAGCCCAGGCAGGAGCTGTCGTTCTGCAGTGCGGTGGAACTAGAAGAGAATGGAGGCGCTCGACCTCTGGTCTTGCCCACGTCCACACTGCTGCGGACGACCCCAGCCACAGCAGATAGCAAAGAGAGGGTCAGCACTGGGACCAAGTTTGCCCTCAGGCTCTGGCTACAGCATCTGGGCAGGTAAGGATGAGGAAGGACTTAAGGACTCCACAGTGTTGGGCTGAATGGTCTAGTGTTTTTATGGGTGTGgggtaaagaaaggaagaaagaacaactGCCCTTGGAAATCCTCAGTGTGACACCCCTACCATGTGGAAGTGGAGCTCACTCGGACCCAGGGCCCGCAAGGGAAGAACAGAACGTGGaccatccccgcccccccccacaaaCCAGGGATCTGGAAAGCAAAGTGCTtaatcccctccccagcccacctccGTGACACTCACAGAACATTCACAACCTTTATTATGGGTAAGAACTTTGCTACAGCTGTGGGAATAGAAAGTAAAATTACAACATAGATCCTAGGCCCTAGAGGAGCCTGAAAAGGGAGACGGGGGAGAGCACAAGGGTGCTCCCACCTCCCAGGAAAGGTGCAGAATGAGCCAGACCTAACCACAGGGCCATGGGCTTTCAGAAGCTCAGGCCCCAGGCTGGTCAGCGTAAGAATCATCGTGAActtacttaaatatataaatagagaGACCCAGACGATTGGCCAGGCCCTTCTCCCAAACCCCTGGGGATCAGGGCTAAGGCCTTATCTCCTCCTCAGTCACACTGGGAAGCAGGAGGCAGGGAAAGTCATCTTTGGAGTATTTTGGGTTTTCTTgtttacacacaaaaaatatgcAACCCAAAATAGAGTTCTCTGTCCATGTGTCTGCCTATCTCAGTTACTCCAGCTGTCTGTTTGGCCAAAGAGAACGGAATGGACATGAAGAGACAAATGGATATGGAGAAGGAACACAGCCGGCTTTGGGGAATGGGAAGAGAGGGCATCTGGGGGACACGAGAAGGGCCCCTTCCCCACGAGGCTTTAGACAGTCAAGGCTGAGGATTCAGCCCTTTCCCCAACTCACATCCCATCCCATTTGCCTCCCACTGCCTAGGTTAACAGACCCAAAGGAATGGGCCGGACGTCAAAGAACATTTCCAAAAACAGACCCCAAATGTCCTTTAAAAGAGGTTAAATATTAACCCTTTGGGTGCTAGCCTTGTCAGGCAGAGATAAGGCCAAAAACAGGTGTCCATGAAGATCTTTCTGGCCTTGACCAAAGCCCTTCTGAGGGGTCAGAGGGGCCAGGGTTCCAGACTCCACAGCATACTTGCTCAGTGTTGCGAGGCGGTGAAGGTTCCATAATCCAGGGGACTCAGTCCAGGGAAATGATGTCTGACCGACAGCCAGTCAAAGAGGGACCTGAGGGCAGGGGTCCTCCATGCCCCTCCCTTAAGTTTCCCCCAGGGGCCACAATGCTACTGACACGGCCAGGAGGGGGTGCTGGAGTGGTGCTGCGGTGAGAGCTCCCCAACGTGGGGCCTAGCGGGCCCAGGAAGTGGGACGGGGTCCCTCGGTACTGGAAGAAGTGGCCCAGGGCATCCTGTTCGTCTAGCGAGGTGATGACGGACGGACCATAGTGCTAGGAGGAATCAAGAGCATGGTTTAAGATTTTATCCTGACTTTACCCACTCCCAGTCACTCATCTCAGAAATATCATATGGGATAAATAAACCCCTCAGGATCGCAAAGTATTCTCTGAGATGCAGGAGAGGCTCCCTCTGACTGCTTCCCCTACTTCCCCATACCCCACCCCTCTTCCCTGCCTGGAGACAGCCCCACCAGCTTGCTAGATTCTCGGCCCTGTGGGCGTCTGAAATGTGTGGAATGTCCGGCTGGGGCAGTCATGGTGCTCAAGTGCACATgggtttggggggggtggggggggaggggtgagcaGACAGGCGCAGAACTACACTAAGAACTCTGGAGACAGAACAGTAAGTAACAGAGGACAGAGGAAGACATGGGTGAGAATCCAAAGAAGTCCCAGTGGGGCCTAGGAGGGAAATAAACTGCCTGTACCGCAGTTTCCTTCCTTCATGGAGAAGCAGATTAAGGTCCCTGGGGAAAATGAGAGAGTAAGGGGGCCCATCAGTGCCTAGAAAGGAAGCTTCAGAGATCTGAGATGGAGAAGGGACCACTTACCTGACTCTCAgtctgaaggaaagaaaataaatctaaacctggtaggaaaagaaaaattaaaatcaacctCCTATCTGACCccttcaccacacacacacatacacacacacacacacacacacacacacacacacacgatcaaAGAAGTTCCTTGGATTGTGGCCCCTTGCAAAACAGCTAAAAAGCTTTGAAAAGGAGCAAGGGTTGTGAGCTGCTTTGGGGGAGGATGTGGCAGTGCACGGCCCCACCTTGTGATCAGTGTCATACCTTGTATATCAGCCCCCAGTGGGAAGGCAGGTGGGTACTCATGTAGTGGGAGACTGGACAGGAAATCCCCGCCCAGCGTGCCCATAGCAGGGCTCCGTAGCACCGAAGACGGCTGGTGACCAGATGTCAGGACTCTGTGAGGAGACAGAAGGAATCACAGATGTCCTCACCCAGCTCAGCCTCTCAAGTCCCCTCTCTGCCCCAGAGTTTGCCCAGTGATCAGAAAGCGTTCCtgacttcttcctctcccttctgctATAGATTCAGCCTATTTCTACATACCCTTTGCTTCCAGGTAGAGCTGGGATAGCAGCTGAGGTGACAGGACAGTGCTTCTTTGTCGGGGGCAGGTCCTCCTCGTCTGATGAGCTTTCTATTGTCAAGTCAATAACTTCAACCTTCTTCTTATTCTCTGATGGATTGCCCTCTTGGACTGGGCTATACTGGAGGCCTGTGGTTGGTAAGAAGACCGCGTCTCAGAGAAGAGGCCATACAAGACTTAGCTCAACTGGGGGACAGGGGGTCACTCACCATCCAGCCCATACCCTGGCGGGGGGCAAACCTCAGATGCCTCCTTCTTGGGTTTCATTGGGCACCAGGATCCATCTTCCATGAACTGGATCTCATCACAATCCGAGCAGGAATTAAGAATCTCCATGAATAAactaggggaggggagagatgggaaTTCATGTGGCTGGGAGATGGCTGCAACAGTAGCCAGGGAGTTCTGGGACTCACcttcctgaacctcagtttcctcatctgtaaattagggATGTTATCCACCCTCCTGACCTCTCTGAGTTGTTGGAATCAAATAAAGTAAGGTGCATAAAAGaggtttgaaaattttaaatgctgagTTTTAAAATAAGTACATTCTAAGCACGTGTTCCATGTAGTACTAGGGACAAAACAGAAGGAGCAGAGATAACAGAACTCTATAATCTACCTCAAAAAGAGGCACTGGGAACAAGAACCATAATGTAGGCTCTGGAAGCAGGTTAGGAGTCGCTAGATCAAAAGAACTTTATTGCTGTGTTCAGTAAGAGGTCAGGTAATTGATGTAACAGTTTGATacactggctctgccacttaccaacaATGTAACTTTGAGCAAGATACTCAATCTCTCTaggtctcagcttcctcacctataATGACAGTACCTATCTCACAGGGTTATTGGCATCTCATAGGACTGAATGAGATAAGGCATGCAAAGTACTTAGTACGGTGTGTAGTTAAGTCCTCAGTGTTGGAGggagagatagataaatagataggtaatatttatataaaagagaCAGATAGGTTAAGAGTTGGGAGGGGAAGTAAGttacagatatatatttatatatggggGCAGGGGCCAGTCCTAGTGGATGTCCTAGGTAAAAGGAAGCTGAATGCAGAACGGCCCTACCCATCAATGATAAGAGATTCATAGGGAGCCTTCTTATCACACACAGGACATGTCCACGTTGGCTTCTTCTCATTCATCTGCAGATAAAGGGCAGCATCGAAGCTCTGCAGGTGGGCGCAGGTGAGGGCCCGACAAGGGACAGTCAAGCGCATCTTCCCTAGCTGAGGAGAGATGAGTTCTCTGGTCAGAGTCCCCATGTCCCAGACAGCCTCACTCTAATAGCCCTAGGAACCCTCATCTGAGTCTAGAGGTTTAACCCACcactcctcccccttctcttctcccttgTACCCACCGGGCACATGAGTGACACCCGGAGACTTGTGGTGGCCACCTCACTGTCCAGGTCAGCGGTCAGCTTCTCCTTGACTGAAACAAGAGTGGGGCCAGAGCCATGGGGTCAGCAAGGCTGGAGAGAAGCCCGGGAGGTGGTGAGGCCAGAAGCAGATGGCTCTGGCTGAGAGGCGGCTGGGTAGAGCGCCTTTGGGGGCCAATGGGATGTCACATGGGGGTGGTCTGGGATCTGCATTACGAAGGCTAGGTGGCGGGGAGAGATTTCCCCATCCCTGAAGATGCTAAAATACAGCTGGGTGACACTTTGGAAGAGATGACCTAGAGGGAGTTGAAGCATCACAAGAGGGTTAGTGTTGATGATACTTAAAGACACTTTCTAGTCTGGAGAACCCATATTCCAACAGGGCTGGAGTTAGGGTCTGCGAGGTGCAAAGCAGATGTATAATTGGGAATGCAAGGGTGTCACTCAGTGCCTGAAGTGGCCCCACTTTTCAACCACAAAGATTGGTAAGAGGGGTACGGCACGGGTTGGGGTTCATGTGAGAGGTAAAGTAAGTTGTCATAAGAGGGGTATGAGTTTTAATTATAAAGGCTCGAAGGCCAGGAAGAATTGGATCCTGGTCAGAGAGAAGAGGGACGGGATGTTACTCACTCAGTGCCCGGGAATGGTCTGGGTTCCGGATGCCCTTTGCTCTGAGTTTTTGTAGAAGGGTTCCTGCAGTCAGCTGCCTCACCAGGTACACAGACAAGGAGTAATTCTACTTGGAGGTAGGGGGGGAGACAATCAGCCTCTGCTTCGtacaccactaccaccaccaccaccaccaccaccaccaccagcggcCCCCCACCTTGTCACATGAGGGCCAGAGACAGCAAGTTAATGCAGAGAGACCCATAAAGAGAAAGATGTTTGCCCAGCCCAGTGCACTGGATGATTCCCTCTCACTCCCTGCAGGCTTTTCCAGGCTCCCTGCCTCAGCCACGCTCACCCGTCCAAACTCAGACGACCAGTTGACCACGATGGTGTTGGGAACAGTGGCCGAGAGTCGAGCCAGGGGTGTGATGTTGATGGGACGGCTGGGCCTCTTGGGCTCAGCCCCATTCTTGGTAGGAGGAAGGtaaccctggggagggagggagggagggcctggTTAAGACACCTTGTCTTAGGTCACTCGCTTTCTGGAGAGAAGGTCAGCTCACTCACTGAGATGAGTGAGACGGGGCCCATTCAGTGACTCAGAAAACTGGGGCACTCTCTAGGGTTGGCAGCAGGGTTCATTCCTGgggaaaaaggagaacttacTCACTGACCAGATAAATAGGAACCTGCTCACTGAGTTCTTGAAGAGGAAGAGTAGGGATACCCCACTTCTTCCAACCCTCAGCTCTGGGGTCATCACTTCTGAGAATCTTTCCTGAACCTTTGAGTTGAACTAATATCCCCCCTCTGGGTTCTGAGAGCACCCTTGTTCAGCCCTATCTTGGTACTCTCTAGATTATATTGATTCAGTCAGTAaagtgagcacctactatgtcagGCATGTCTCTTTCATAATTGATGTAACATTCAGGAACTAAAACAGGGAAGGGGTTACTGCCAGAAGAAGGGAAGAGCATTTACCGGCAGGGGGCACAGTTTCCCATTGACCTTGACAAAGAGGTTGGGGGGGAAGTAATCCTCTTGGGGGCAGCTGGTCTCACAGAGACAGAACCTGGTAAGAGATGAGAGAAGATGAAAGGGTGGGAGGCAGTTCTTGCAGAGAGAGGCAGGCAACCTCAGAAAATCAGTCATGGATATCTGTAGCCTTCAGCTTCCAAACAAGAaccccagggctgggctggacACGGCAGAGCAGGGTATCTCCTAATAGTAACTGTCATACCCTTACTTCATTCCCACcctcagtgggagccctgaggggAGGGAGAATCAACTCACCTTAGCTGCACCTGTATGGTATAATCACATTTCGCTCCTGGCAGAACCTCtctggaagagggagggaggagagatgtCAGTATGTGGCCCCTGAAGGGCAGGGGTGAACAGAGACACAGAAAGTTAGATGTCCAGAGAATAGAGAAGGGACATACAAGAGAATGAGGGACAAAGCAGGTGcaggaggatggagaggaaggagggcagggcAGAAGAGAAGAAAGTCAGAGAGCAGAGTCTAAGGGTAACCACCCAAGGATGAGGCAGGACGACTGAAAGAGATGTACCTGGATGTGAGAATCTGCTGCACTTGCTGGGGAGTGAGGGCAAAGGTGAAGTGCGCTTCCTCAAACCGCTGGCTAGAAGTGGATGCTGAGGACACAAAGGGGCAGTTATTCCCAAGCCCGTGCACAGGCAGCCACAGAAGTTGCCCCTATTCCAGGGTGCTGATCCCACAGGACTAAAGCCTAAGAAAGGCCTGGGGAAGAGGCACAGAGTCCAGGAAGACCCAGGGACCACAAAGAGCCATACCGAGGGTGGTGGGCCGGATGAGCTCCCCGTAGATTTCATAGAAGGGCAATGGTTTCATGGTGACATCAGGGTGCAcaggctggggcagagggggGTGCATGTCCACTTCACGCTTGGGGCCCAGCAGGGTGCCAGGGGCCAAGAGGGCTGGGGGGATGGGAGCCAGAGGACCAGGAGAGCCTACAGGCGGGGTGCCAGGgggcagagagagcagagaaagaTCGGAGGGCCCCAGGGTCTTCCGGGGAAAGCGTCGGCGGTAAAGCTCTTTGATCTTCATCTGGACGCTGGGGGCACAGCTGGACTTGAGGAGGTGCAGGGCCTTGGCCAGGAGCTCGTGCTTCCGTCCACTCTTGTTCCGGCCAGCGAAGCCGAGGAGCACCTGGAGCTCAGACACCCGGAAACTCATCACCATGTGCTGTGGAGACCAGAGAAGCTTGAGAATCCTACCTTGCACAGGGCTGTCCTGCCAAGACACTGGGGCTGAGCTATTAGGTGGGCAATGCACTTTCCCTCCAGCGCTAATCAGAAAGGTGCTTTGCAGCCAGTGGATTACTGCCAGACAGCAAACCTGGCCAAACGGACATCTAAGTCCCATTTTAGCAACCCTCAGATCACCTCACCACTGCCCCCCAGGCTTGAGCAGCCCTAACTCCCCGCGCCTGGCAGCTGAACAGGTGAGGGCAGGGTGCAGACAGCATGCCACCCCGAAGCACACCTCTGAGTCCACTACAGCCTTTTCCCTCCATCCCTGCCGTGAGCCTGGACCCTCCTGTAAGCTGCttatctcctctcctgctctttctCAGACACTCAGATCCATCCCAGCTCCTGGGAAGAGGATAGGAGAccgggagaaggagggggaagatGAGGATTCAGGCCAGACAGCCCCATAGAGAAGAAAGAGGCCAGGTGGCTGGAGGATTGTGCCCCACGGCCCACCCCTCCCAACACCTCGATCTACCTCAG is a window encoding:
- the NUDT17 gene encoding nucleoside diphosphate-linked moiety X motif 17 isoform X10, with product MAAARVLLSGRPESVSFAQSVCGLLGAGPGLGPWPTYCGLKRGQLVLSDRPFPGASARLPLQRPPFCPFPTLDQQPRAPGAELPTNRGVDLAVAVVLQSSDQTVLLTRRTRTLNVSPNLWVPPGGHVEPDEELLDGGLRELWEESGLQLPQGQFFWVPLGLWESAYPPRLSWGLPKYHHIILYLLVISQESQQQLQARIQPNPREVSGLMWLGPDVAAAVAATEDGTDTPRHLPQDLPPSVLPGRSCRSAVRWN
- the NUDT17 gene encoding nucleoside diphosphate-linked moiety X motif 17 isoform X9; this encodes MAAARVLLSGRPESVSFAQSVCGLLGAGPGLGPWPTYCGLKRGQLVLSDRPFPGASARLPLQRPPFCPFPTLDQQPRAPGAELPTNRGVDLAVAVVLQSSDQTVLLTRRTRTLNVSPNLWVPPGGHVEPDEELLDGGLRELWEESGLQLPQGQFFWVPLGLWESAYPPRLSWGLPKYHHIILYLLVISQESQQQLQARIQPNPREVSGLMWLGPDVAAAVAATEDGTDTPRHLPQDLPPSVLAVELEENGGARPLVLPTSTLLRTTPATADSKERVSTGTKFALRLWLQHLGR
- the NUDT17 gene encoding nucleoside diphosphate-linked moiety X motif 17 isoform X11; the protein is MAAARVLLSGRPESVSFAQSVCGLLGAGPGLGPWPTYCGLKRGQLVLSDRPFPGASARLPLQRPPFCPFPTLDQQPRAPGAELPTNRGVDLAVAVVLQSSDQTVLLTRRTRTLNVSPNLWVPPGGHVEPDEELLDGGLRELWEESGLQLPQGQFFWVPLGLWESAYPPRLSWGLPKYHHIILYLLVISQESQQQLQARIQPNPREVSGLMWLGPDVAAAVAATEDGTDTPRHLPQDLPPSVL
- the NUDT17 gene encoding nucleoside diphosphate-linked moiety X motif 17 isoform X12, whose translation is MAAARVLLSGRPESVSFAQSVCGLLGAGPGLGPWPTYCGLKRGQLVLSDRPFPGASARLPLQRPPFCPFPTLDQQPRAPGAELPTNRGVDLAVAVVLQSSDQTVLLTRRTRTLNVSPNLWVPPGGHVEPDEELLDGGLRELWEESGLQLPQGQFFWVPLGLWESAYPPRLSWGLPKYHHIILYLLVISQESQQQLQARIQPNPREVSGLMWLGPDVAAAVAATEDGTDTPRHLPQDLPPSVL
- the NUDT17 gene encoding nucleoside diphosphate-linked moiety X motif 17 isoform X7, producing MAAARVLLSGRPESPRAPGAELPTNRGVDLAVAVVLQSSDQTVLLTRRTRTLNVSPNLWVPPGGHVEPDEELLDGGLRELWEESGLQLPQGQFFWVPLGLWESAYPPRLSWGLPKYHHIILYLLVISQESQQQLQARIQPNPREVSGLMWLGPDVAAAVAATEDGTDTPRHLPQDLPPSVLQELSFCSAVELEENGGARPLVLPTSTLLRTTPATADSKERVSTGTKFALRLWLQHLGSYSSCLFGQRERNGHEETNGYGEGTQPALGNGKRGHLGDTRRAPSPRGFRQSRLRIQPFPQLTSHPICLPLPRLTDPKEWAGRQRTFPKTDPKCPLKEVKY
- the NUDT17 gene encoding nucleoside diphosphate-linked moiety X motif 17 isoform X4, which produces MAAARVLLSGRPESVSFAQSVCGLLGAGPGLGPWPTYCGLKRGQLVLSDRPFPGASARLPLQPRAPGAELPTNRGVDLAVAVVLQSSDQTVLLTRRTRTLNVSPNLWVPPGGHVEPDEELLDGGLRELWEESGLQLPQGQFFWVPLGLWESAYPPRLSWGLPKYHHIILYLLVISQESQQQLQARIQPNPREVSGLMWLGPDVAAAVAATEDGTDTPRHLPQDLPPSVLQELSFCSAVELEENGGARPLVLPTSTLLRTTPATADSKERVSTGTKFALRLWLQHLGSYSSCLFGQRERNGHEETNGYGEGTQPALGNGKRGHLGDTRRAPSPRGFRQSRLRIQPFPQLTSHPICLPLPRLTDPKEWAGRQRTFPKTDPKCPLKEVKY
- the NUDT17 gene encoding nucleoside diphosphate-linked moiety X motif 17 isoform X6 translates to MAAARVLLSGRPESQPRAPGAELPTNRGVDLAVAVVLQSSDQTVLLTRRTRTLNVSPNLWVPPGGHVEPDEELLDGGLRELWEESGLQLPQGQFFWVPLGLWESAYPPRLSWGLPKYHHIILYLLVISQESQQQLQARIQPNPREVSGLMWLGPDVAAAVAATEDGTDTPRHLPQDLPPSVLQELSFCSAVELEENGGARPLVLPTSTLLRTTPATADSKERVSTGTKFALRLWLQHLGSYSSCLFGQRERNGHEETNGYGEGTQPALGNGKRGHLGDTRRAPSPRGFRQSRLRIQPFPQLTSHPICLPLPRLTDPKEWAGRQRTFPKTDPKCPLKEVKY